The DNA segment GCGAGGAAGACGAGGTTCTTGCCGCGGAACCGGAAGCGGGCGAAGCCGTAGCCGCCCAGCGTCGCGATCACCATGGTGAGGACGACCGAGACCGTCGCCACGATCAGCGAGTTGCCGACGTACTGGCCGAGCCCCTCACCGTTCTGCACGAGCTCGTCGTAGTTCGCGGTGCTCCACTCCTGCGGCCAGAGCGTGGGCGGCGCGGCGCTCGCCTCGCCCGGGGTCTTGAACGAGTTGAGCACCGACCAGAGCAGGGGGAAGAGGAAGAGGAACGCCAGGACGATGCCGGTGACGTGGAACGGGACGCCCCGCACCCTCGAGCGCCAGCCCTCCCGGCGCCGGGGCGGCTTCGCGTGCAGGGAGGGCTCCGGAGGAGTCGTCGCGGGAGGTCGGACGGCGGTGGTGCTCATTTCTCGGATCCCTTCACCAGGCGCAGCTGCACGCCGTTGATCACCACGAGGGCGATGAGCATGATGATCGACAGGGCGGCGGCCTTGCCGAGGTCGAACGAGGTGAAGGCGGTGTTGTAGATCGACATCACCATCGTCACGGTCGAGTTGTCGGGTCCGCCCTGCGTCATGACGGTGAACTGGTCGAAGGCCAGCAGCGAGCCGGTGACCGACAGCACGAGCAGGAGCGCGAGAGTCGGCCGCAGGAACGGCAGGGTGACGAACAGGAACCGCTGCCACGCGTTGGCGCCGTCCATCAGGGCGGCCTCGTTGACGCTGGACGGGATGGACTGCAGCGCGACCAGGAGGATCACCACCTGGAAGCCGACGAACTTCCAGACGATCATGAAGGTCACCGCGAGGGTGGCGCTGAGCGGGGTGTCGAAGAAGCCGACCGGACCGTCGACGATCCCGAGCCAGCGGAGTGCCTGCGCGAAGATCCCGACCTGGTCGTTGTAGTTCACGACCCACATCAGGCTCGCCGTCGAGAGTCCGACGACGTAGGGCGCGAAGATCGCGATTCGGTAGAACTTCGCTCCGCGCCGGGTGGAGTTGAGGAACGCCGCGAGCACCAGGGCGAGCACGAAGATCGAGGCGGTCGCCAGGGCGGTGTAGCCGAGCGTGAAGAGGATGGCGCCGATGTAGCCCGGGTCGGTGAAGATGTCGATGTAGTTCCCGATGCCGATCACCGTGGGCGACCCCAGCAGCGGCCAGTCGCTCAGCGACATGAACACGACGATGCCCAGGGGCAGGACGAAGAGGACGAGGATCGTCGCCGCCGTCGGGGCGATGAACGCCCAGCCGGCGAGCTGCTCGCGCGAGGCGGCGGTCCGCCCGCGGGGACGGAGCGCAGGCGCCGCCCCCGCCCCCGCGGGAAGAGTGGTGGTGGCCACGATCAGTAGGCCCCGTCCAGCAGGGACTGGATCGCCGACTGGCCGTCCGCCAGCGCGCCGGACTCGCCGTTGAAGACGACACCGCGCATGGCGGTCAGCCACGGACCGTTCGGGGAGTTGATCGCCTCGCCGTAGGCCAGGGTCGACGGGGTGTAGCCGTTCGCCAGACCGGCGGTGATGGCGACCAGTCGCGGGTCCGCGGCGGTGTACTCGTTCTCGGCGAGGTCGACGCGGACAGGCAGGTTGCCCGACTTCGCGACGATGTCGACCTGCTGGTCCTCCTCCAGCGTCCACTGGATGAAGTCCCACGAGGCGTCGGCGTTCTTCGAGGTTCCGGAGATGCCGATGACGTCGCCGCCCACGAACGTGCCGGTGCCGCTGCCGTCCGCCGTGGCGAGCGGCATGTAGCCCCAGTCGAAGTCGACGGTCTCATTGACGGACGGGATGGAGTACGAGCCGTTCGGCCAGATGCCCGCCTTGCCCTGCAGGAAGGGCTCCTGCTGGGTGGTGGAGTCGCCGGTCGAGGCTCCGGGAGCGACGAGGCCGTCGGCGTAGAGGCGCTGGTAGAGGCCGAACCAGTCGGCGAGCGCGTCGCTGTCGATGTCGGCAGTGGCGCCGTCGTCGCTGAAGGGCACTTCGTCCGCGGCCTTCGCCACTCCGAAGGAGGTGTAGGCGTTGCAGCCGGCGCAGCTGCCGGGGAAGTACGCGCCGTAGGTGTCGTCACCCAGGGCGGTGATCGCCTTCGCGGCGTCGTAGATGCCGTCGTAGGTGGTCGGCGGGTTCTCCGGGTCCAGTCCCGCCTTCGCGAAGAGGTCCTTGTTGTAGAAGATGAAGCTCGAGTCGACCTTGTGCGGGACGGCGTAGCTCTCGCCGTCGAAGGTCGAGGCGTCGACGTGCGCCTTGACGAGATCGTCCGCGTAGGGGAGCTCGGCGATGCGGTCGGTGATGTCGAGGTAGACCGACTGCTTGGCGTAGTTGGGGGCGTAGACGACGTCGGACGCGAGGATGTCGGGGAGCGAGCCTGCTCCGGCCGCCGCGCCGACCTTCTGCTGGAAGCTCTCCGAGGCGACGATCGTCAACTCGATCTGCGTGTCGTGCGACTCGTTGTAGGCGTCGACGAGCGCCTCCGTGTAGTCCTGGGTGGAGGAGCGCGCCCACATCGTGAGCTCGCTCGCCTCGCCGGAGCCGGTGCTGCCGCTCGCCGCTCCGCAGGCGGAGAGCGCCAGGGTCGCGGCCAGGACGGTCGCGCCGCCGACCGTGAATCGCGTCGGTCTGTTCATGATTTCTCCTCTTCGAGATGACAGGGCCGTGGGCCTCACCCAGTGTCGGAGTCGGAGTGCGCACAAAGCAAAACTTTCCCAATCTTTCTCAAATCGGCCTTGCGGTGCCGGTGAACAGTGGGAAAACTGACTGCGCAAAGGAGGTGCGTAATGGATGGACAGCGGATCACGCTGGCGCGGATCGCGAGCGAGGCGGGCGTCTCGCTGAGCACGGTGTCGAAGGCGCTGAGCGGAACCGGCCGGATGCGGGGCGAGACGCGCGAGCACATCGAGGGCGTCGCCCGTCGGCTGGGCTACGACCCGGGCGTCGCTCGCCGCGAGGTGCGCACCACCCGCGCGTACACGATCGGCCTGCTGACCACGGACAGCTTCAGCCGCTTCGCGATCCCGCTCATGCTCGGTGTCGAGGACGCTCTGAGCGCGGGGCAGATCTCGGTGCTGCTCGCGGACGGCCGCGGCGATCCGATCCGCGAGAACCACCACCTGCAGACCTTCCTGGCCCGGCGGGTGGACGCCGTGATCGTCACCGGCCGGCGCGCCGAGACCCGGCCGCCGATCGCCATCTCGACCCGGGTCCCGGTCTGCTACGTCCTGGCCCGGTCGCAGCAGCCCGACGACCTGTCGATCGTCATCGACGACGAGCACGGCGGACGGCTCGCCGTCTCGCACCTCCTCGCCCTCGGCCGTCGCCGCATCGCCTACATCTCCGGACCGCAGAAGCACCTGGCCGCTCGGCTGCGCTACGCCGGCATGCTCGACGAGCTCGCCGCGGCCGGGGTCGCTGCCGAGGACGTCACCGCGATGTGGGGCAGCTGGAGTGAGGCTTGGGGGCGGCAGGCCGCCAGCATCCTCATCCGCGACGGGCGGCCCTACGACGCCGTCTTCTGCGGGAGCGACCAGATCGCGCGCGGCGTGGTCGAGCAGCTCCAGGAGGACGGCGTGCGGGTGCCCGAGGACGTCTCGGTCGTCGGCTTCGACAACTGGGACGTGATGGCGCTGGCCTCCCGTCCGCCGCTGACGACGGTCGATCCGCGGCTCGACGAGCTCGGGCGCCTCGCCGCCGAGTCTGTCCTGGCGATGCTCGGCGGCGAGCAACGGCGCGGGGTCCTGCCGCACGAATGCGAGCTGGTCGTGCGCGAGTCGACGGCGGTGATCCCGGCATGACCGGGCCCGACACGACCGAGCTGCCCGACCCGCTGATCCGGCCGGAGACGCTGCACCGGCTCTCCGAGCACGTGCACCTCGTCCCCGACGGCTCGCGGGCCCGTGTCCCGAACGTCGGCATCGTCGTCGGCGAGCGCAGGGCCCTGGTCGTCGACACCGGGATGGGCGCGGAGAACGGCGCGAGGGTCCTCGCCGCCGCGCGGTCCGTCGCGGGGGAGCGCCCGCTGCTGCTGCTCACCACCCACACCCATCCCGAGCACGATCTCGGTGCCGGCGCCTTCCCTCCCGACGTCGTGCTGCTGCGCGCGCGCAGCCAGGTGCGCGAGCTCGAGACGACCGCCCCGGCGGTGGCCGACGACTTCCGAGCGGCGTCCCCGCACTATCGGCGCCTGCTCGAGGGGGCGGTGTTCCGGCCCGCCGACATCGTCTTCGACGACGCGATCGAGCTGGACCTCGGCGGAGTCGCGGTGCTGATCACCGCCATGGGGACGAACCACACCGAGGGCGACACGGTCGCCCTCGTGCGGGAGGACCGGGTGCTGTTCGCCGGCGACCTCGCGATGGCGGGTGCTCCGGCGTTCGCGAGCCCGCACTCGCGGATCGGACCGTGGCTGCGGAGCCTCGAGCGGCTGCGCTCCATGGCGCCCGCGATCATCGTCCCGAGCCACGGCCCGACGGGAGGTCCGGAGCTGATCGACGGCTACGACGCTCATCTGCGCCGGGTGCTCGATCGGGTGATGGAGCTGCGCGCCGCGGGCGCCGGGAGCGACGAGGTCCTCCGGACCGTCGTGGCGGAGCGCGGCAGGGATTTCGGGGACACGGGAAGGCTGGAGGGCGCCGTCCGGGCGGCCCTCCGCGAGGACCACGACGAGAGGACGGGCGGGAGCCGATGAGCGACGAGACAGCGGACGAGGGACGAACGGACGAGAGACGGACGGACGAGAGACGAACGGACGCCGAGGCGCTCCTGCAGGGCGACGGCGGACTCGAGCGGCTGTGGACGGGCGCCGTCTGGAGCGAGGGGCCGCTCTGGATGCCGGCCGAGGGGCGCCTGCGCTGGAGCGACATCCCGAACGACCGGATCCTGCAGTGGGACAGCGCGACCGGGGAGACCTCGGTGCACCGCGAGGGTGTCGAGTTCACCAACGGCCGGCTGCTGGACGCGGACGGGAGCGTGGTCCAGTGCTCGCACGGGCTGCGCCGACTGGAGCGCGAGCGGCCGGACGGCACGGTCGAGGAGCTCGTCTCGAGCTGGAACGGCGGCCGGCTGAACTCGCCCAACGACGTCGCGGTCGCGCCCGACGGCTCCTACTGGTTCACCGATCCGGACTACGGCATCCGGCAGCCGGCCGAGGGGCACCCGGGCGAGCGCGAGTACGGAGCGCGCTGGGTCTTCCGCTGGAGTGCCGAGGACGGCCTCGCGCCGGTCGTCACCGACATCGTGCAGCCGAACGGCATCGCCTTCTCCCCGGACGGCGCGACGGTCTACGTGACCGACAGCGCGCGCGGCCTCGAGGACGGCCCCGGCCACTGGATCCGCGCCTACGACGTCGTCGACCGGGGGATCGGCGCCCGCGACGGCCGCCTCTTCGCGGTGATCGAACACGGCCTGCCCGACGGGATCGCTGTCGACGAACGCGGCCGGGTGTGGTCCTCGGCCGGCGACGGCGTCCACGTCTTCGCCCCGGACGGCGCCGAGCTCCTGTTCGTGCCCGTGCCGGAGGTCGTGGCGAACGTCTGCTTCGGCGGGCCCGACGGCACCGACCTCTTCATCGCCGCGACCACCAGCCTCTACCGGCTGCGGACGCGCACCCGAGCCGCCCGGGCCGTCACCGCGTAGCGAATCCGTGCGCCATTCGCCAGGATCTGCTGTTCACCGGGGTCCGGAACAGCACATCTTGTCGAACGGAGGAGCCTGTCGAACACGGAGGAGCCTGTCGAACGGAGGAGCGCGTCCATCGGACGCTCGCGTCCGACAGGATCACGGCACTCTCAGCTCGTGCAGGGGGTCCCTGCTCGCCGCTCTCTGCGCGGGGACCAGGGCGGCGAGGACGGAGACCACGATCGCCAGAGTCCCCGTGGCGGCCAGGAAGTCGACGCCGGGAAGCGGGTCGCCGCCGGCCACCAGGAGCACGGCGGCACCCGCCGTCCCGAGCAGAGCGCCGACCGTCGCGACGAGGAGGACCTGACACACGACGAGCAGGACGATGAGGCCCCTCGTGGCGCCGAGAGCCCTCCGACGTCCGAAGTCCTTCCGTCGCATCAGGACGAGACCGTACTGCGTCGCACCGACCAGGACGGCGCCCGCGCCGGCGATGAGACCCACGAGATCTCGCCCGAAACCTCCGAGAGTGCCCTCGAGAACGGCGCGCAGGTCCGCGTACCGAGCGCTCGTGGTCACGGTGACGCCCTGCGGGTCCGTCGGAGCCAGAAGGGAGCCGATCGAACGCGTCAGCGGGCGGACCAACTCGGGTCCCTCGGCGATGACGATCACGTAGCCCACGCTCCCGGTCGAGGACGGAGGCATCGGGACCAGGACGGACGGGCCGAGGAAGGACAGGTACTCGGACCAGGCGAAGGTCCCGACGACGTCGACCCCGGCTCCACTGCCCGTCGAGACCGAGCCGGTCTCCTCGGCGAAGCCCAGTGCCGCGAGCGCCTCCTCGGACCCCCACGCCGACCCGCTGGGAGAGCGCGCCGCATCGATGCCCAGCTCTGCGAAGTCGGAGGACCACGCCGATCGAAGAGCGACCTTCCTCCCCTCCGCGATCCGGGAGTTCCCGACGTCAGTGGCATCCGAGAACGCCGCCGCCCACTGCACTCCGGAGAGTCGGGAGATCCTCTCCAGTGCGTCCGACGACAGGCCCGCCTGCGCCTCTGCTCGGACCAGGATGGAACGGGTTCCCGCCGAGTCCACGGTCGCGAGAACGCTCTGCTCCGCTCCCACGGTCCGCCCGGTCGTCAGAACGATCCCGGCGCACATCGCCACCACCATCACCAGGGTGAGGAGGGAGGTCACCGGTTGCGCGAGCGAGGAGGCGAGGGCTTCCCGGAGCACGGGCAGGACGAATCTCCGCTTCACAGGCGGATCCTCCGATCGCAGGAGGCGACGACCGTCTCGTCGTGAGTGACCACGATCACCGAGGATCCCGATCGGGCGCGCTCTCGCAGTGCGTCGACGACCACCGCCGCGGAGTCCGGATCGAGGTTCCCCGTCGGCTCGTCCGCGAGGATGATCGTCGGATCGTTGATGAGCGCCCGGCACAGTGCGATCCGCTGCGCCTGGCCGCCGGAGACCTGATGGGGTCTCGCCGAGGCGCGCAGGGCGACCCCGAAGCGCTCCATCAGCCCGTGCGCTGTGAGCTCCACTGCCGAGTCCCTGCACCCGCGATAGAGAGCCGTCTCGACGATGTTGTCGAGGACTGTCCTCGTGGGATCCAGAGCGGCGTCCTGGAAGACGAACCCGATGTTCTCGGCTCGGTACTCCGACCTCGATCGATCGCTCATGCCACTCACATCGACGCCGTCGATCCGGACTCGTCCCGATTCCGGCGTCGCCATCAGACCCAGGATGTAGAGCAGGGTCGACTTGCCCCTCCCCGACGAGCCGGTGATCGCGACCATCTCGGAGTGCGTCACGACGGCACTGAAGTCCGTCAGTATCCGCGGACCTCGTCGATAGCGGAAGTCGATGCGCTCAGCAGTGATCATCGGGGTGCAGCGTCATCACCGTGGACGCGCACTTCCGTGCCTTCCACGAGACCGGTCACGACCGAGACGCCCTTCGCTGCAGCGACGACCTCCACAGGATGTCTCCCGCCGGCCGAATCGATCACTTCGAGGTCCCCGTTCACATCGGTCCGGATGCTCGCGGTCGGGACGGTCAGACCTGACGTCTCGGGTGTCGTCGTGATGAGGACGGGGAGGAGGGTGTCCTGCGTCACATCGAGATCCGCGCACGATTCGCCGCAGATGATCTCGCCGTCCACGCCGGCGAGCGCTATCGACACCCCGACCTCGGGCTTCACCTCCTGGACGGCCGTGACCGCCCGCCAGGGCCCGTTCGGTCCGGTGATCTCCGCCGCGACTCCCACGCCGATCTGGACGGCCTGCGCCGCTGTCGCCGTGACGGAGAACGTCGGCGTCGTCGGCAGCGTCCTCGCGACGACCTCGCCGCCCGAGACCACTGCTCCTCGAGCGATGAGGGCCTCGTCGACGACCAGCCGGGTCGGCACCTCGGGCACGAAGACCAGGTCGCCCCGACGGACGACGCCGTCCACCGGATATCCCGCAGCCTTCTGCCACTCCTTGATCGCGGCCGCGGTGCGCGGTCCCGGTGCACCGTCCGCAGCGCCGCGGTAGAACCCGAGGTCGCCCAGCAGCTCCTGGAGCTGACCCACGTCCTCGCCCTCGCTCGTCCCGTCGATGTCCCGGAACGCGGGGATCACGCCGCGCGCGAGAACCACGGGCCGAAGGTCCACGGTGTAGAGCTCCTCGCCCTGATCGGCGACGTCGCCGGGCACATGATCGACCGTCGTCACCGTGCCCTTCGCCGAATTGGTCCCCGCGGGGGACTGGGTCCAGTGGGCGGTCGCCACCAGGTTCACCGACGCGCTGACAGCACCGGCTCGAGCGACAGCGGTCGTGTAGTCGGTCACCGGCACCACCTCCTCCGCGGGCGTGAAGATCACCGCGCCGGCCCACAGACCCGCCGCGCAGGCCAGCAC comes from the Rathayibacter festucae DSM 15932 genome and includes:
- a CDS encoding ABC transporter substrate-binding protein, translated to MNRPTRFTVGGATVLAATLALSACGAASGSTGSGEASELTMWARSSTQDYTEALVDAYNESHDTQIELTIVASESFQQKVGAAAGAGSLPDILASDVVYAPNYAKQSVYLDITDRIAELPYADDLVKAHVDASTFDGESYAVPHKVDSSFIFYNKDLFAKAGLDPENPPTTYDGIYDAAKAITALGDDTYGAYFPGSCAGCNAYTSFGVAKAADEVPFSDDGATADIDSDALADWFGLYQRLYADGLVAPGASTGDSTTQQEPFLQGKAGIWPNGSYSIPSVNETVDFDWGYMPLATADGSGTGTFVGGDVIGISGTSKNADASWDFIQWTLEEDQQVDIVAKSGNLPVRVDLAENEYTAADPRLVAITAGLANGYTPSTLAYGEAINSPNGPWLTAMRGVVFNGESGALADGQSAIQSLLDGAY
- a CDS encoding ABC transporter ATP-binding protein — its product is MITAERIDFRYRRGPRILTDFSAVVTHSEMVAITGSSGRGKSTLLYILGLMATPESGRVRIDGVDVSGMSDRSRSEYRAENIGFVFQDAALDPTRTVLDNIVETALYRGCRDSAVELTAHGLMERFGVALRASARPHQVSGGQAQRIALCRALINDPTIILADEPTGNLDPDSAAVVVDALRERARSGSSVIVVTHDETVVASCDRRIRL
- a CDS encoding peptidoglycan-binding domain-containing protein, producing MKDDRSPRRRLLSPVAALAACLVVLACAAGLWAGAVIFTPAEEVVPVTDYTTAVARAGAVSASVNLVATAHWTQSPAGTNSAKGTVTTVDHVPGDVADQGEELYTVDLRPVVLARGVIPAFRDIDGTSEGEDVGQLQELLGDLGFYRGAADGAPGPRTAAAIKEWQKAAGYPVDGVVRRGDLVFVPEVPTRLVVDEALIARGAVVSGGEVVARTLPTTPTFSVTATAAQAVQIGVGVAAEITGPNGPWRAVTAVQEVKPEVGVSIALAGVDGEIICGESCADLDVTQDTLLPVLITTTPETSGLTVPTASIRTDVNGDLEVIDSAGGRHPVEVVAAAKGVSVVTGLVEGTEVRVHGDDAAPR
- a CDS encoding carbohydrate ABC transporter permease, which codes for MATTTLPAGAGAAPALRPRGRTAASREQLAGWAFIAPTAATILVLFVLPLGIVVFMSLSDWPLLGSPTVIGIGNYIDIFTDPGYIGAILFTLGYTALATASIFVLALVLAAFLNSTRRGAKFYRIAIFAPYVVGLSTASLMWVVNYNDQVGIFAQALRWLGIVDGPVGFFDTPLSATLAVTFMIVWKFVGFQVVILLVALQSIPSSVNEAALMDGANAWQRFLFVTLPFLRPTLALLLVLSVTGSLLAFDQFTVMTQGGPDNSTVTMVMSIYNTAFTSFDLGKAAALSIIMLIALVVINGVQLRLVKGSEK
- a CDS encoding ABC transporter permease, producing MKRRFVLPVLREALASSLAQPVTSLLTLVMVVAMCAGIVLTTGRTVGAEQSVLATVDSAGTRSILVRAEAQAGLSSDALERISRLSGVQWAAAFSDATDVGNSRIAEGRKVALRSAWSSDFAELGIDAARSPSGSAWGSEEALAALGFAEETGSVSTGSGAGVDVVGTFAWSEYLSFLGPSVLVPMPPSSTGSVGYVIVIAEGPELVRPLTRSIGSLLAPTDPQGVTVTTSARYADLRAVLEGTLGGFGRDLVGLIAGAGAVLVGATQYGLVLMRRKDFGRRRALGATRGLIVLLVVCQVLLVATVGALLGTAGAAVLLVAGGDPLPGVDFLAATGTLAIVVSVLAALVPAQRAASRDPLHELRVP
- a CDS encoding LacI family DNA-binding transcriptional regulator translates to MDGQRITLARIASEAGVSLSTVSKALSGTGRMRGETREHIEGVARRLGYDPGVARREVRTTRAYTIGLLTTDSFSRFAIPLMLGVEDALSAGQISVLLADGRGDPIRENHHLQTFLARRVDAVIVTGRRAETRPPIAISTRVPVCYVLARSQQPDDLSIVIDDEHGGRLAVSHLLALGRRRIAYISGPQKHLAARLRYAGMLDELAAAGVAAEDVTAMWGSWSEAWGRQAASILIRDGRPYDAVFCGSDQIARGVVEQLQEDGVRVPEDVSVVGFDNWDVMALASRPPLTTVDPRLDELGRLAAESVLAMLGGEQRRGVLPHECELVVRESTAVIPA
- a CDS encoding SMP-30/gluconolactonase/LRE family protein, coding for MSDETADEGRTDERRTDERRTDAEALLQGDGGLERLWTGAVWSEGPLWMPAEGRLRWSDIPNDRILQWDSATGETSVHREGVEFTNGRLLDADGSVVQCSHGLRRLERERPDGTVEELVSSWNGGRLNSPNDVAVAPDGSYWFTDPDYGIRQPAEGHPGEREYGARWVFRWSAEDGLAPVVTDIVQPNGIAFSPDGATVYVTDSARGLEDGPGHWIRAYDVVDRGIGARDGRLFAVIEHGLPDGIAVDERGRVWSSAGDGVHVFAPDGAELLFVPVPEVVANVCFGGPDGTDLFIAATTSLYRLRTRTRAARAVTA
- a CDS encoding MBL fold metallo-hydrolase, with amino-acid sequence MTGPDTTELPDPLIRPETLHRLSEHVHLVPDGSRARVPNVGIVVGERRALVVDTGMGAENGARVLAAARSVAGERPLLLLTTHTHPEHDLGAGAFPPDVVLLRARSQVRELETTAPAVADDFRAASPHYRRLLEGAVFRPADIVFDDAIELDLGGVAVLITAMGTNHTEGDTVALVREDRVLFAGDLAMAGAPAFASPHSRIGPWLRSLERLRSMAPAIIVPSHGPTGGPELIDGYDAHLRRVLDRVMELRAAGAGSDEVLRTVVAERGRDFGDTGRLEGAVRAALREDHDERTGGSR